A stretch of Candidatus Poribacteria bacterium DNA encodes these proteins:
- the pbpC gene encoding penicillin-binding protein 1C has protein sequence MAIRYPLFAIRYLRFAVRGSRFAICYPLFAILALFMIANWCFPLPKAQLHRPSSPIVLDRNGEWLRAFLAPDGMWRFSCQSKMVNREPRTANSEPRTHNYFLHQAILTSEDRWFYYHFGINPVSIATAFYDNLTAGKVVRGGSTITMQLARLMEPKARNVPNKLWEMFRAIQLELTYSKSEILTYYFNMLPYGGNIVGTAAASRLYFNKPQHAMSLGEAALLAAIPNSPERLRPDRFPENAREARKKVLNRLLAHQQISEQQWRAALQEPIPTKRYPLPFKAPHLARMLVKGKGLHTGPTTGGRIYTTIDVKVQETALRILREYLDASYAGVVNLRLPSTGAIVVMDTRSRQVLAMVGSHDFFDRKALGQINGTLAPRSPGSALKPFVYALAMEQGLITPETLLFDVPVTYNGYEPVNYDGKYSGYVTARQTLARSLNVPAVNLNARLKNDTLHTFLKRAGISTLAPAKKYGLSMVLGGCEVSLLELTTLYAGLANMGEFAPYQLTLSNREHSYLADNPPKRLLRQETSFIITEMLTTLQLPANTVKNPEAFESTMNLPKIAWKTGTSYGHRDAWCIGYSPELTIGVWLGNFDGKGSSMMSGADAATPILFALFTALTGQDTHRWFAKPEQLKTREVCTLSGAPVSPHCPTRKSDVYISGVSPVAACTIHKRVSIDEATGYSLCSHCRSLDKTESQNGYKTVIFEEWPAAAATWLAENGFAVPVLPEHNPLCNGAIAGTAPVILSPTEDTVYYIRPGVPLENQKIRLSASASNRTQELFWFLDGELIFKGNAGQQYWLTPVKGKHLLTCVDAEGRSASLPLHISTIP, from the coding sequence ATGGCTATTCGCTATCCGTTGTTCGCTATTCGCTATCTACGGTTCGCGGTTCGCGGTTCGCGGTTCGCTATCTGCTATCCGCTATTCGCTATTCTCGCCCTCTTTATGATCGCCAATTGGTGTTTTCCGCTGCCTAAGGCACAACTCCACCGACCTTCATCTCCTATCGTTTTGGATAGAAATGGTGAATGGCTCCGCGCATTTTTGGCTCCTGACGGGATGTGGCGATTTAGCTGTCAGTCCAAAATGGTGAACCGCGAACCGCGAACCGCGAATAGCGAACCGCGAACCCACAACTACTTTCTCCATCAAGCAATACTAACGTCGGAGGATAGGTGGTTTTACTACCACTTTGGCATTAACCCGGTATCCATTGCGACTGCCTTTTATGACAACCTCACAGCCGGCAAGGTCGTACGCGGCGGATCAACAATTACGATGCAGCTCGCACGGCTGATGGAGCCTAAGGCTCGGAACGTCCCAAACAAATTGTGGGAAATGTTCCGTGCCATCCAACTTGAACTCACCTATTCCAAATCCGAGATTTTAACCTATTACTTCAATATGCTCCCCTACGGTGGAAATATCGTCGGGACAGCGGCAGCCTCGCGGCTTTACTTCAATAAACCGCAGCATGCGATGAGCCTTGGTGAAGCAGCACTCCTCGCCGCAATTCCCAACTCTCCCGAACGCCTGCGTCCAGACAGATTCCCAGAAAATGCAAGAGAGGCACGAAAAAAAGTGCTGAACCGACTCCTTGCACATCAGCAGATTTCCGAACAGCAGTGGCGGGCGGCATTGCAAGAACCGATTCCAACAAAACGCTATCCGCTCCCGTTCAAGGCACCACACCTCGCACGTATGCTCGTAAAGGGAAAAGGACTACACACCGGACCAACGACAGGGGGCAGGATATACACGACAATAGACGTGAAAGTTCAAGAGACGGCACTCCGTATCCTTCGAGAATACCTTGATGCTTCTTATGCAGGTGTCGTCAACCTCCGCTTACCAAGCACAGGGGCTATTGTCGTTATGGACACTCGGAGCCGTCAGGTTTTGGCAATGGTAGGTTCTCACGACTTTTTCGACCGTAAGGCGTTAGGACAGATAAACGGAACACTTGCACCCCGCTCTCCCGGCTCTGCACTGAAACCTTTCGTCTATGCACTCGCAATGGAGCAAGGCTTGATTACACCTGAGACCCTTTTATTTGATGTCCCTGTCACATATAATGGGTATGAACCGGTGAACTATGACGGCAAATATAGCGGTTATGTTACCGCACGTCAGACACTTGCCCGTTCTCTGAATGTCCCCGCTGTTAATCTCAATGCACGTCTGAAAAACGATACATTGCACACTTTTCTCAAACGGGCGGGAATCTCAACGCTGGCACCGGCGAAAAAGTATGGGCTCTCTATGGTTCTCGGTGGATGCGAAGTGAGCTTGCTTGAACTCACAACGCTTTACGCAGGGCTGGCAAATATGGGAGAATTCGCACCGTACCAATTGACACTCTCAAACCGCGAACACAGTTATCTTGCCGATAACCCCCCAAAACGTTTGCTTCGGCAAGAGACGAGTTTCATCATAACTGAGATGCTCACAACTTTACAACTCCCGGCAAATACCGTTAAGAATCCTGAGGCTTTTGAAAGCACGATGAATCTACCAAAGATTGCGTGGAAAACCGGGACCTCGTACGGACACCGAGATGCGTGGTGTATCGGCTATTCACCGGAATTAACGATTGGGGTTTGGTTGGGGAACTTTGATGGGAAAGGATCGTCAATGATGAGCGGGGCAGACGCAGCAACGCCTATTTTGTTCGCGCTCTTCACGGCACTGACAGGGCAGGATACACACCGCTGGTTCGCGAAACCGGAACAACTGAAAACACGGGAAGTCTGCACACTCAGTGGTGCTCCTGTTTCACCACACTGCCCGACCCGTAAAAGCGATGTCTATATCTCTGGTGTTTCACCCGTCGCAGCTTGTACGATTCACAAACGCGTCTCTATTGATGAGGCGACGGGTTACAGTCTCTGCTCCCACTGTCGGAGCCTTGACAAAACGGAGTCACAAAATGGATACAAGACTGTTATCTTTGAAGAGTGGCCCGCGGCGGCAGCGACGTGGTTGGCAGAAAATGGATTTGCTGTGCCTGTTTTACCGGAGCATAACCCGTTGTGCAACGGTGCAATCGCAGGGACGGCACCGGTCATCTTATCACCTACAGAAGACACTGTGTATTACATTCGACCGGGTGTCCCCTTAGAGAACCAAAAGATTCGACTCTCCGCCTCCGCTTCTAACAGGACACAAGAACTGTTCTGGTTTTTGGATGGTGAGTTAATTTTCAAAGGGAACGCAGGACAGCAGTATTGGCTTACACCTGTCAAAGGAAAACATCTACTGACCTGTGTGGATGCGGAAGGCCGCTCGGCAAGCCTCCCGCTTCACATTTCGACCATCCCGTAG
- a CDS encoding LamG domain-containing protein — MMKYLAYFFAAVLFLLSCTFGHAADPATDLLVYLPFDEGAGNKAEDTSPNGFVGDIENAKWVEGVVGQALHFNNGSVNFDPLKIDQPKEMTIEFWFKPDEEIEGGNRIDLLYRLQGGGRPHITFNRGGVLFGFYFATQGVELEALTNYDKFEPKWYYFVGSQSRKTAWMYIDGELDAEAEAGGDARMDFGTQGMCIAANQGNGNFFNGVIDEFKIWSVALTAEEVEKNMATALAVKAEDKLTTTWGKLKSNSGRF; from the coding sequence ATGATGAAATATTTAGCATATTTTTTCGCAGCTGTGCTGTTCTTACTGAGCTGCACGTTTGGGCACGCAGCCGACCCAGCGACAGATTTACTCGTCTATTTGCCTTTTGACGAAGGCGCAGGCAACAAGGCGGAAGATACGTCTCCAAATGGGTTCGTTGGGGACATAGAAAACGCCAAATGGGTAGAAGGTGTTGTTGGACAAGCACTCCATTTCAACAACGGGAGTGTTAACTTCGACCCGCTCAAAATTGATCAGCCGAAAGAGATGACGATTGAATTTTGGTTCAAACCCGACGAGGAGATTGAGGGTGGTAACCGTATCGATCTGCTATACCGGCTTCAAGGGGGTGGGAGACCTCACATTACCTTCAATCGCGGCGGTGTGTTATTCGGGTTCTACTTTGCGACGCAAGGTGTAGAATTAGAGGCACTCACGAATTATGATAAGTTTGAGCCGAAATGGTACTATTTTGTCGGGTCACAGAGCCGAAAAACGGCGTGGATGTATATTGACGGAGAACTTGATGCTGAAGCGGAAGCCGGTGGCGATGCCCGCATGGATTTCGGCACTCAAGGTATGTGCATCGCAGCGAACCAAGGGAACGGCAACTTCTTCAACGGTGTTATCGATGAATTTAAGATTTGGAGCGTAGCCCTCACTGCAGAGGAAGTCGAAAAAAATATGGCAACAGCCCTCGCCGTGAAAGCAGAGGACAAATTGACAACAACGTGGGGAAAACTGAAGTCCAACTCCGGTAGGTTTTAA
- a CDS encoding DUF1080 domain-containing protein — translation MKMLRTWYVCAWICFVFILAIHPALAIRFEFDSDKEIADWELGPQATAEIKDGMLELTVGGGQNSGIYFGEESWTDYRMEVGARKLVGPYFHLFVRTEEPAVDFYFMEISYNSHTTSVFMFQGGAANEITGGPRPQRPDSKDTKGGDAYTIVFEVEGETLRTYIDGKLMVETQDKTYDKGRPGLGGRDSTVAYEYVEINGPGIPPTAVEPVDKLAITWGALKSR, via the coding sequence ATGAAAATGCTAAGGACGTGGTACGTTTGTGCATGGATCTGTTTCGTTTTTATATTGGCGATACATCCAGCACTGGCAATTCGTTTTGAATTCGATAGCGACAAGGAAATCGCGGATTGGGAACTCGGACCGCAGGCGACTGCAGAAATAAAAGACGGCATGCTTGAACTCACTGTTGGCGGCGGACAGAATTCCGGTATCTACTTTGGTGAAGAGAGTTGGACCGATTACCGAATGGAAGTCGGGGCGCGGAAGCTCGTCGGCCCCTATTTTCATCTCTTTGTCCGAACAGAGGAACCCGCTGTAGATTTCTATTTTATGGAGATTAGTTACAACTCACATACAACCTCGGTTTTCATGTTCCAAGGCGGTGCTGCAAATGAAATCACCGGTGGTCCCCGCCCACAACGACCAGATTCAAAGGATACAAAAGGTGGCGATGCATACACCATAGTCTTTGAAGTGGAAGGCGAAACCCTTAGAACCTACATTGACGGGAAATTGATGGTTGAAACTCAAGATAAGACTTACGACAAAGGTCGTCCGGGTTTAGGGGGTAGGGATTCAACCGTTGCCTATGAATACGTTGAAATTAATGGCCCCGGTATCCCACCAACAGCAGTCGAACCTGTCGATAAATTGGCTATTACATGGGGCGCGTTGAAAAGTAGATAG
- a CDS encoding DUF423 domain-containing protein translates to MSNLFFALGSGLGLLGVAFGAFGAHGLRSILKPEMLETFEVAVRYQMYHSLGMLAAAWAVSQWQNHLTTAAGWCFFAGILIFSGSLYILSLTGIRWLGAITPIGGLAFIVGWGCLTVAAIRGM, encoded by the coding sequence ATGTCAAATCTTTTCTTTGCGCTCGGTTCGGGTTTAGGTCTACTTGGGGTCGCTTTTGGTGCGTTTGGCGCGCACGGACTCCGGTCAATACTCAAGCCAGAGATGCTTGAGACGTTCGAGGTAGCGGTTCGGTATCAGATGTATCACAGCCTGGGGATGCTCGCTGCGGCGTGGGCAGTATCACAGTGGCAGAACCATCTCACGACTGCAGCGGGCTGGTGTTTTTTTGCTGGCATTCTCATTTTCTCTGGGAGTCTCTACATACTGAGCCTCACAGGCATTCGGTGGCTCGGTGCAATTACCCCAATCGGTGGGTTGGCATTTATCGTCGGATGGGGGTGCCTGACTGTTGCTGCGATTAGAGGGATGTGA
- the fusA gene encoding elongation factor G — MKQYRTDEIRNIAIIAHSGAGKTSLVEAMLFNGGAIERMGAVDSGNSVADYAADEIERRTTLNCSVCIAEWEGHKLNLIDTPGAEDFYGDLHSVLRVVDAVIVVVDATTGVEGGTEKVWEVADKYELPRLVFINKMDKENANFEDALASVEEILETRAVPIQLPIGQEDQFAGVVDVIQMAAYLEPDGNKRAAKAEIPAELEAEAEETREALVEVAAESDDELIEKFFEGELTDEEIQNGLQLGILQNQFTPVLCGAALSNVGVQQLMDVLVTGCPSPVDVGPVASVEAEEETRDPSSEAPMSAVVFKSIADPFAGQLSFFRVYSGILQGDTQVSNSTRGQVERLGKTVFMNGKDAISTPQVEAGDIGAITKLAATQTGDTLCDRDAQIQLAGVEFPNSVISYAIRPTREGDDEKLMTSLTRMSEEDPVFRIERNDVTKQLLVSGLGDLHLTINRERMKDKFGVETAVFPPKVPYRETIRRNVQSINGRHKRQSGGRGQFGDVWINIAPLQRGEGFEFVNNIVGGSIPRNYIPAVEKGIRERMDRGLLAGYPVVDIQIDLYDGKHHPVDSSDMAFQIAGSMAFAAAAEHANPGLLEPIMNVAITVPEQFMGSIIGDLNGRRGQVMGVEQIGRKQVIQANVPLSEMLRYSIDLKSMTSARGNFTMEFSHYEVAPDDVAQKVIAESKAEAEE, encoded by the coding sequence ATGAAACAATACAGGACAGACGAGATCCGAAACATTGCGATTATCGCGCATTCAGGAGCAGGCAAAACCTCACTCGTTGAAGCGATGCTTTTCAACGGGGGGGCTATTGAACGCATGGGGGCTGTTGATAGCGGAAATTCTGTAGCTGACTATGCCGCTGACGAGATAGAACGCAGAACCACCCTCAACTGTTCAGTCTGTATCGCAGAATGGGAAGGACATAAACTAAATCTGATTGATACCCCCGGTGCTGAAGATTTTTATGGGGACCTCCATAGTGTGCTCCGAGTTGTCGACGCTGTTATCGTCGTTGTTGATGCAACTACCGGTGTTGAAGGTGGAACGGAAAAGGTCTGGGAAGTTGCCGACAAGTATGAACTGCCACGCCTCGTCTTTATCAATAAAATGGATAAAGAGAACGCCAATTTTGAAGACGCACTCGCGAGTGTTGAAGAGATTTTAGAGACGCGCGCGGTTCCAATTCAACTGCCGATCGGTCAGGAGGACCAGTTCGCCGGTGTTGTTGATGTTATACAGATGGCTGCATATCTCGAACCCGATGGGAACAAACGTGCCGCAAAAGCTGAGATTCCAGCAGAATTGGAAGCCGAAGCCGAAGAGACACGCGAAGCACTCGTTGAAGTCGCCGCGGAAAGTGATGATGAACTCATTGAGAAGTTTTTTGAAGGCGAATTGACCGATGAAGAGATTCAAAACGGTCTACAGCTCGGCATTCTCCAGAATCAGTTTACACCCGTGCTTTGCGGTGCTGCGCTTAGCAACGTTGGTGTACAGCAGTTAATGGATGTGCTTGTGACAGGATGCCCGTCGCCTGTTGATGTCGGTCCCGTGGCAAGCGTTGAGGCTGAAGAAGAGACGCGCGACCCGTCGTCAGAGGCACCGATGTCTGCTGTCGTTTTTAAGTCGATTGCCGACCCGTTTGCGGGGCAACTCAGTTTTTTCCGCGTTTATTCGGGGATCTTGCAAGGCGATACGCAAGTCAGCAATTCGACGCGTGGACAGGTTGAGAGACTCGGGAAGACGGTCTTCATGAATGGTAAGGACGCGATTAGTACACCACAGGTAGAAGCAGGCGATATCGGGGCGATTACCAAACTCGCTGCCACCCAAACCGGCGACACCCTCTGCGATAGAGACGCACAAATCCAACTCGCAGGCGTTGAGTTCCCTAATTCCGTCATCTCCTACGCGATCCGCCCGACCCGTGAGGGTGATGATGAAAAACTTATGACATCCCTCACACGCATGTCCGAAGAAGACCCGGTGTTCAGGATTGAACGCAACGATGTTACCAAGCAACTCCTCGTCTCCGGACTCGGCGACTTGCACCTAACCATTAATCGTGAACGCATGAAGGATAAATTTGGTGTAGAGACGGCAGTTTTCCCACCGAAAGTGCCGTATCGGGAAACAATTCGTCGAAACGTCCAGAGTATCAATGGACGGCACAAACGCCAATCTGGTGGAAGAGGGCAGTTCGGCGACGTTTGGATTAATATCGCGCCCTTGCAACGCGGTGAGGGCTTTGAATTTGTCAACAACATCGTTGGTGGCTCGATTCCACGCAACTATATACCGGCTGTCGAAAAGGGCATCCGTGAGAGAATGGACAGGGGTTTACTGGCGGGGTACCCCGTCGTTGACATCCAGATTGACCTTTATGACGGTAAGCATCATCCTGTTGATTCTTCGGATATGGCGTTCCAGATTGCGGGTTCCATGGCTTTTGCTGCCGCTGCTGAACACGCAAATCCGGGGTTGCTTGAACCCATCATGAACGTCGCAATCACTGTGCCGGAGCAGTTCATGGGGAGTATTATTGGCGACTTGAATGGACGGCGCGGACAGGTGATGGGTGTCGAACAGATCGGAAGAAAGCAGGTAATTCAGGCGAACGTCCCGCTCTCGGAGATGCTCCGCTATTCGATTGATCTCAAGTCGATGACGAGCGCGCGCGGCAACTTCACGATGGAGTTCTCACACTACGAAGTTGCACCTGACGATGTCGCACAGAAAGTGATTGCCGAGTCAAAGGCGGAAGCGGAAGAGTAG
- a CDS encoding aldehyde dehydrogenase family protein encodes MQMHVGGEWIDKSDKIDVLSPFDGSVVDTVPRGDAADVETAIQTAERGAKVMAGLTGYERYEILRKVADLMVEKAGELAEVITREEGKILAEATIEATRASEIIALSAEESKRLTGETIPLEGAPGVKDKLGFTVRMPCGVVAGISPFNFPLHLVCHKAGPAIAGGNAIIIKPATDTPLSALKLVELFLEAGTPPEAIQCVTGPGGEIGDTLCADPRVRKITFTGSRDVGEHICRVAGLKRVTMELGSNSPLIVMPDADPEKVARAAAASGYSNAGQVCISTQRVIAHEKIYGDFLDAFQAEVSQISTGDPLVEGTRMGPMIREGDATRVAEWIQEAVSDGAELLTGGDKQDQFVTPAILANVKPEMKISCDEVFGPAVGVTRVNDINEAIALANDTNYGLSAAIFTQNVDWAMKFVREVESGNLMVNWGTQWRADLMPYGGVKESGMGKEGPKYAIEEMTELKMAIFHLDS; translated from the coding sequence ATGCAAATGCACGTAGGTGGAGAATGGATTGACAAATCCGACAAAATTGACGTACTGAGTCCTTTCGACGGTTCGGTTGTTGACACCGTTCCGAGAGGGGACGCAGCCGATGTCGAAACCGCGATTCAGACGGCAGAACGTGGCGCGAAAGTCATGGCAGGCTTGACCGGCTATGAACGCTACGAAATCCTGCGGAAAGTCGCCGACTTGATGGTGGAAAAGGCGGGAGAACTCGCTGAGGTTATTACCCGCGAAGAAGGGAAAATCTTAGCAGAGGCGACGATTGAGGCGACTCGCGCTTCCGAAATTATCGCCCTTTCTGCCGAGGAATCAAAACGACTCACGGGTGAAACGATCCCGCTTGAAGGCGCGCCGGGCGTTAAAGATAAACTCGGTTTTACAGTACGCATGCCGTGTGGCGTGGTTGCGGGTATCAGCCCGTTTAACTTCCCGTTGCACCTTGTCTGCCACAAAGCCGGTCCCGCAATTGCTGGTGGAAACGCCATTATCATCAAACCCGCAACGGACACGCCGCTCTCAGCACTGAAACTCGTCGAACTCTTTTTAGAAGCCGGCACGCCGCCTGAGGCGATTCAGTGTGTGACGGGACCTGGTGGCGAAATCGGCGATACGCTCTGTGCAGACCCACGCGTCCGAAAGATTACCTTTACCGGCAGCCGTGATGTCGGCGAGCATATCTGTCGCGTCGCAGGATTGAAACGGGTTACGATGGAACTGGGTTCAAATTCACCGCTCATTGTCATGCCCGATGCCGACCCAGAAAAGGTTGCACGCGCTGCAGCGGCATCCGGTTACTCTAACGCCGGACAGGTCTGTATCTCAACGCAACGCGTCATCGCACACGAAAAAATCTATGGCGATTTCTTAGATGCGTTCCAAGCCGAAGTCTCGCAAATCAGCACTGGTGATCCGCTCGTAGAAGGGACACGTATGGGGCCGATGATTCGAGAGGGAGATGCTACCCGTGTCGCTGAATGGATTCAGGAAGCCGTTTCGGACGGTGCCGAACTCCTTACAGGTGGAGATAAGCAGGACCAGTTCGTTACACCTGCGATCCTCGCCAACGTGAAACCAGAGATGAAAATCTCTTGTGATGAAGTGTTCGGACCGGCTGTCGGTGTGACGCGAGTCAACGACATCAACGAGGCGATTGCGCTCGCCAACGATACGAATTACGGTCTGAGTGCCGCCATCTTCACGCAGAATGTCGATTGGGCGATGAAGTTCGTCCGTGAAGTCGAATCTGGCAATCTAATGGTGAACTGGGGTACGCAGTGGCGGGCGGATCTGATGCCTTATGGCGGTGTTAAAGAGAGCGGTATGGGTAAGGAAGGACCGAAGTATGCTATAGAAGAGATGACCGAATTGAAGATGGCAATCTTCCATTTGGACAGTTAG
- the gspG gene encoding type II secretion system major pseudopilin GspG: MKSIDSKQAGLTSVQILVVVVILGIIAAVLLAPRLLGQAGRALQAQAAEEIEVLGIALDRYAKDNGDYPSTEQGLKALWEKPEAAPNPINWLGPYIQIPITEDPWGNAYIYIRPGNHDRYGYDLISFGSDGVEGGTGEAEDVVSWIRRDE, translated from the coding sequence GTGAAATCGATTGATTCTAAACAAGCAGGACTAACGTCCGTACAAATTCTGGTCGTCGTCGTCATCCTCGGAATTATTGCAGCCGTCCTTTTAGCACCTCGGCTGCTCGGACAAGCGGGACGCGCCCTACAAGCACAAGCTGCTGAGGAAATTGAAGTGCTTGGTATTGCCCTCGATAGGTACGCTAAAGATAACGGCGATTATCCATCAACCGAACAAGGTTTAAAGGCACTCTGGGAGAAACCCGAAGCGGCACCGAATCCTATAAACTGGTTGGGACCCTACATCCAAATCCCGATTACAGAAGACCCCTGGGGCAACGCTTATATCTATATCCGCCCGGGTAACCACGACCGATACGGATACGATCTTATCTCCTTCGGAAGTGATGGCGTTGAAGGTGGAACGGGTGAAGCGGAAGATGTTGTCAGTTGGATCCGGCGCGATGAGTAA